From the Pseudorasbora parva isolate DD20220531a chromosome 2, ASM2467924v1, whole genome shotgun sequence genome, the window attcctgaaccatttttgctttgtaggACGCaatatcctgctgaaagaggccacaaccACCAGGGTGTACCTTTCCATTAAAGGGTGTATATGGTCTGAAACAATACTTAGGTAGGTGATACATGTCAACGCAACCAAGGACccaggtttcccagcagaacattgcccagagcatcacactgcctccgctaAGCTTGCCATCTTCACATATTTTTCCTGGTGCCACACATTCCCCAAGTGACGCTCACACACCCGCCCATCCACAtgatttaaaagaaaacatgattcatcttgATCTGATGCTTAAGTGCCCAATGTACAGTatctcatctgtttgatcggaccacacgggccagccttcactcaccacatgcatcaatgagccttggccgcccatgaacCTGTCGCCAGTTTACCACTGTTACTTCCTTGAACCATTTTTAATAGATACTGACCAATGCAGACCAGAAACAACCCGCAAGAGCTGCagatttggagatgctctgacccagtcatacAGTAATCACAATTTGACCCaggtcaaactcgctcaaatccttacatttgcacatttttcatgcttctaacacatcaactttgaggacaaaatgttcacttgctgcctaatatatcccacccactaacagatgCCGTGATTAAGAGATAATCAATGTTATTCAATTCACCttaatgtcataatgttatgcctgatcggtgtataataAATATTGGTCAAACCGATATTCTCAAGAAAAGACAAAACTATTGAATGTTTCTTCTGCAAGACATCCTGAGCTATGATAAGGTAATGCAATGTCAAGGTTATATTTAACAGAATCATGACAGGTATGTTAATAGTCTTAAGACAAGTGGTAAAGAGTACAACAACAAGATGTAGGAACAGTctgcataaatataatttataaacaagtaaatGGCAGCAGATGACAGAAATGACATAGCGTTTGACCTTGGTTATAATCACACAACCCAAGGGTCACACATTCATAACCCTCACATACCCAGACACACATTCACTTATAATCTCATGGCAGGGCAACAAGGAataatggcctttttacaaTTATAATCATTATCCTTCACTGAGAATTATCATGCACGCAActtgaataataataaactgtaaTTGCTTTACCTGAAGCCTGTACATATGATGTAGCCTATTACATATTCATAAGATTGTATAATCACATTAGAATGCCATCCATTTTATAAATAACTACAAACACTGCAATAACCCTAATAATGTTATAGCATAATGCCGAATAGCATATGCTATAATTTAAGGAATTAAATGCAGGCTACTGTATGCTACTACTGTAGATTTCTGTAACATTTATTCACAAGAATAAACAACATGCCTGATTAAAATGTACATAGCATTATGTAGGAATAAAACGTTATAATAAAGCCTTATGGCAATATGCACAATAGCTATAATTAGTTGTATGCATTTTAAAACGTAGCTAAAGTAAATGCATGAGACCACAATTGGACAATAATGTACCACACGGAGATGATTTTGCTATATCAACAAATggcaaagtcatttgaatttcCAGAGGCGTTACGTTAGATCTAGAAACTTGTTGAAGCGagttattttcattttgaggtGAAGTGCGTTTGCTGGAAATGGGTGCACGGTTGCAGATTGTAGTTACAGAATAGTGAAGCAGATTTCACATTTTCACTTTACAGTAAAGCTCGCAACACAATAAAACTTTATTTGGACTGCAAGCAAAATGCAGCGCCATAATTATTACACGAGAAAAACATTGAAATGTTTAGCATTAACTGCCAAAGCAACTTATGTGAACGTAAAAGTTCGTTTTGTCGTTTACTTTCACATATGAAAATCTGACTGTTGTTATTCTTAAAACTAATATGATAAATGAAATAGAGAAATGAATGACGGTAACGTTACTTACTCGGTCTGTGGATGGATCAGCTGTGCGTTTGGATCACCACTgacagctacacacacacacacaaagttccCTTATGGCCAATGAGAGCGTGTGAAATGCCTTTTAgggtgtgtgcgcgtgtgtgagGGAGgcgggagggagagagagagagagagagagagagagagagagagagagagagagagagagagagagagagagagagagagagagagagagagagagagagagagagagagagagagagagagagagagagagagagaaagagagagagagaaaataccCCCATATAGGGGGCAACATTCCATTGCAAAGGAGCTGCAGCTCATTTCATAAAAAAGCGACTTTTTTGGATAGTTTTAAGTATTACACATAAACATATAAAtagcataaaaaataattaaaatgtttacacTCGCATGTGATGACGATTCACATAGTCCTGTTTTCGACATGAAGCAGGTCGCCCCCTCGATCATGGGCGCCGTAGTGTTTACGTCACATGCAATTGAAATTTTGAATTTAAAACAATAGTAAAATGCAGAGAAAAACAAACTAACTTTTACTAATAGACAAACTTGGGACCAACTAAACATAAACAAGtagtgtttttctttttgttttgttctttatTAGAAacaatctgtgtaaataattaATGGGCTTGCTTATCCCTCTGCATTACATTTCTTGGGGACGGCAGATGTCATTCTATTGGACTAAACCAGTTCCAATGGTTGTGCTattgtaaaaagtaaaaaataaaaaataaaaataaatactggCATCACATGACTGCCTCCCAGTGGCCACGTTTCACAACTGTAGTCATCTTGGCTCTTTACTGTTGCATTAGATATTCTTGGCTGCGGATAAAAGACAAGGGTGACAAACAATGCTGAAATTGCTGTTTTATTACTGGAGGGTCAGTATAAAGAAAATGGTAAAATTTGCAttcaattacatatttaattgaTTTGTATTCATTTGAAAAATCATAATGTCAACCAAGCATAAATATTAATCTCAGCCCATTCAACAACAAACAGGCACTGTTGGCTCTAGTTTGTGTCTACCTCAAATTCATCaggaacagaaaacacaaaactTCAAACAATTTTCTCAGAACCTAAAACATTGTATGCCTTTAAAAATAAGGCAAACAAGCACAACATGGTATAACAAAAAGTTAACTTTCAAAAAGAACTTTAAAAGTAGCCacgcacaaaaaataaattaaatgtaaagcaGCACATCAAAACAATCTGGAAACAACAAACTTACCTGTTAAACAACCAACTGTGCTGCAACATACACAAAATGTCATTATTAGAGAGATGTCACAAGTAAAAAAGACAAATTCCCATTCCTCACCGCTGTAAACACATGAACAAGGTGgtgatatataaaatattttaaaaaaatatagctTCAAAACATGGCTGAATGTTTCATAAGGGcatttgtttctttttaaacatcATCAGTACAAAGCATTAgtaacattttatatttccACCAAGAAGTTTTCATTTGAGAGAAACAAAAATAAGCAAAAggggaggaaaaaaagaaaagaaaaaaacgtgATCCAATGGTGCAATTTCctctattatttaaaaaaaaaaaaaaaacaatttaatagCTCTTGTGGCAGGATAATTCTTGGTGCAGCTCCGAATGGATGGGAGGAGCCATGCTAATTATGTGACCTCACTCTCTTCACTCATCTGTCACTCATCTTCACTGTTGCGGGTAGCCAGGAAAGGATGAGCCAAAGCTCTGCAGGCAGAAATGCGACGAGCTGGGTTGAAAGCCAAAAAATGCTGCAAGGAGAGAGAAGTTTCAGACAAGATAACAGTTATTTAAAGGTGTATTTTGAGTACCAGTCACGAGAATCTCTTTCGATATAGGAATCAATGAGTAACGCTTACAGACAACAGGTCATTCTCCTCATGGGTTAGGCTAGGCAATAGTTGTGTTGTTGGCTTTGTCTCAACCCAAGCAGGAGTGTAGCAGACTGGGCTTTCTATGGGCCAGTCCTCCTTACCTGGCAATCCAATTACCCTGTGGGAGAGGGAAAATACAGTTATCACAGAAGTGTGTAGTGAAATTAGtgcaattaatattaatttggGAGATGCAAATATATTTTCACTTACTCAAAGATCTTTTGCAGCTGCTGGACCTCTGTGAATCCACAAAACAATGGCCTGCAGAAAAGTTgagaaagataaaaaaaataaaaaagcttgTTGTATTTTAGTGCAAATTATCTGTCACTTGCTTAAATATTGATATTATGCCTGATATTAGAGATTGTTTGACATCCTCAAAACCATAAGCATGACTCCATAAGACAAAAGAATATATAACCTAGACTACATTAAATACAGGTTCACAAGGTGTGCTAAAATATTGGGTAGAGAGACTAGAAAACAACCACAATATAAACACTGTAAAGTTAGAAAATATAAGGATAATACAACCTATTGAGTTCATGGTAATTTTAATACATGTAAATGTTCaatatttagctttttttttttttgcttactTTTGTAATTTTAGACAAATACACTATCGTTCAAATGTTTCTGGTCTAtgcaattttttaaatgtttctgaaAGAGGTCCCTTATATGCTCACcaaaatttatttgatcaaaaatacagtaaaaactatttaaaatggcaaatctgaattttcagcatcattactccagtctacaatgtcacatgatccttcagaaatcataataatatgctgatttgatgctcaaatcaagtatttgttattattgtcaatgttgaaaacagatgtgctgcttaatattgttGTGGTGACAGATACATTTTCCTTTAAGATTCTTTGTTAAATAGAACATTTCGAAAGAGAAGCATTttaattgaaatataaatcttttctagtgtcacttttgataaatgtaatgtatctttgctaaataaaagcatAAAAACTGACCCCAAACATGAATAGTAGTACCTCTCACCTTAACAGAAAGAGCTCTGCAAAGATGCAGCCTGCACTCCACATATCCACTGAAGACATGTAACTCGACTGCAACAGGACCTCCGGAGCCCTGTACCACAGAGTCACAACCTGTACAAACACACAATTACAAATCACATGCCAGAACCACTCCACATATTACTGTGAATGTGAATGTGAGGTCCATACACAGGGGGTGAGGGCGATATGGTATGTATATATCCTGGCTAAACCAAAGTCTGCAATCTTGACCACCCCTCGACTGCTCACAAGCACATTGTCTGGCTTAAGATCCCGGTGAACGACAGTATTGGTATGGAGGAAGTCAAGTCCGCTGAGCAGCTGATGCATCAAATCCTACATAAAGTgagagaggggaaaaaacaTCACTCTAAAGCAGGGGTGTCCAGCATGTTACTATTTAAACACActtgaaccagctaatcaaggtcttactaGGCAAACGTCcaggcaggtgtgttgaggcacactttacacactttttttttgtcctcTAAACTTTACAGGACAGTGACCCTCCAGGACAGAGTTCGGACACCCCTAATCTAAAGGCTCATTCACACAAAGAACGATAACTATGAAGACAATAACTATATTAAAGTCCACACCAAAACACAGTATCATTCTGTTTATTCTAAGCAGGGGCTGTAGTTTAGTCGTCTGGCACTTTAAATGGTCTTTAAAACTGCATTCTGATCGGCTGTCAATATTTTATCGTTCATTAgctggtaaaaaataattctgaaagtgattcctaTAATGTACCATTATTGTTATAGTTGTGGTGTGGACTCTGCTATTCTATTTTTTCTTTATAGCTATCGTACTTGGTGTTAATGGGCTTTAAGATCTTTATGTGACGATATACACATTggagcatgttatatgtttatTGAACTGTATCTTTTTATCCTGGCCAATAAAGGTTGAAGTGTTCAATAACTCTTTTTGTCTAtgtgtctaaaaaaaaaactgattttcaCAAAGAAAATATTGACTGCTGTAACTAGCCCTGGTTTCCTCTAATACTCATTTATTATATTGAATATGAAATGTCACTGCAAAATCAATGGAAAAAAGTTCAAACCTTGATTTTGTCCCTGGCCAGGCCTTTCACTGGTGCTTTGCTGAGAAATGTGGTCAGATCTTGATCGATATATTCAAACACCAACGTCAGGTCAAACTTATGATTCTGCCATCCAGCTGAAACATTCAGCAACCTAAAGAGAGGGGTCAAAACGCTCAAACTACAACTCACATACTTTCCAAACCTGCTCTGGTATTTGACCGACCGTTTCCACACTCACTTGATTATGTTCGGGTGGTTGAAGTGCTCTATTTTTCTCAGAAGAGCCACTTCTCGTATTACGAATTGGGGGATGCCAGTCTCCGGCTCCTCGGGGATGTTCAGTCTCTTCACCGCTATGAGGCGCTGCTTGTCGCGCCTCTCTCTGGCTTTATACACTTTCCCGTAGGAGCCCTGGCCGATTTCTGCCAGGATTTCGTAATCGGAGCACTCCCAACAACTGTCATCCATGTTTGGATCAGAGCAATCTGTCAAACCGTATTACTGCAATAACAAAAGGCATTAAGAGAGTCGGACAGATCTTTGTCAAAGCTTTCAATTCGCTTGTGTTCAAGTGATTCAGATTGTTTGGCCTgtttatttaactgtttaaaattaaataaactaatgAATAAATGATTATTACATAAATATGATACATCTTTATGAAATTATTGAATtctgaagagaaaaaaaatgttaaggATGCATTCCATTTACATTAAGTTGTGCGTAAAATGAAATGCAATTGCAAATCgagattaaaataaattagattTGACATAATTGTTATCTGTATTGGATTTTCCACGGTCGTGTCGAGTGACCCAAGATGCCATAAGGGGGACATGATCTGAATGTATCCTTATATGGTGATAAAATatagtgtttatttaaaatttatCTTAATTAATACCGCGGTAAGCGTGCACGTTGTGTTGTTTGTTCATATGAACTGTGCATAGCATAATAACTGACCTTACTGACTTACCTTTTCTGTCAATATCACCCAAACACTTGAGCAGGAGAATACTATTTTGGATCACTGACACGGATCAATATGCGTTGTTTGCCATGATTTTAATAAAACCTCGCGACATGCAGGGGTGTGAGATTTATATCGGTACCACCAGCCAATGAACAGCTGTGGATTTCTGCTGAATTTCCCCCACCTCACTAAACTACTTAAGAAAAACTTCTCACGTGAAAATATACATATTCTTTCACTGCGAATGTCAAAAATCATATTCTAGGCtataaataaaaactcaataTGTTACAATGCAAATGATTTTGGACACATACAAAATGTAGATTTATaattgagtttaaaaaaaatagattttttaagATTATCTATTTTTTTCTTGCAGTGTACTGATGATTAGACAACAAAttaagacaaaaatgcatttattaaacacaaaaacaaaattttgAATTTCTCCAAAAATCACACTGCCCAAAAAACACAGTAATTGTTTTTTCACATAAACATTTATTCACCATGCGCACACATTCATTGTATATTAAGTAGCACATTTATGGACAGATTTATACAAGTCTTGATTATCACTTCAACTTAAAAAGGCAGCAAAAGACACAATTAAATGTGCCCATGCCATCAGACAGCTTCGCCTTTGCATAAAAACAATTTACACAGACCTAGAAGCCTAGATCCACGATAATTAATCAAATCTAAGAGCAACCAATATCTCAGTTCATACTCAGTTACAAAAACTCAAGTTGCACAGTGCTA encodes:
- the cdk21 gene encoding cyclin-dependent kinase 4 produces the protein MDDSCWECSDYEILAEIGQGSYGKVYKARERRDKQRLIAVKRLNIPEEPETGIPQFVIREVALLRKIEHFNHPNIIKLLNVSAGWQNHKFDLTLVFEYIDQDLTTFLSKAPVKGLARDKIKDLMHQLLSGLDFLHTNTVVHRDLKPDNVLVSSRGVVKIADFGLARIYTYHIALTPCVVTLWYRAPEVLLQSSYMSSVDMWSAGCIFAELFLLRPLFCGFTEVQQLQKIFEVIGLPGKEDWPIESPVCYTPAWVETKPTTQLLPSLTHEENDLLSHFLAFNPARRISACRALAHPFLATRNSEDE